One window of Cellulomonas shaoxiangyii genomic DNA carries:
- a CDS encoding amidohydrolase family protein — protein sequence MIRTTGSSDSVPRSVRRLDVRGRVVTAGFWNCHVHLTGQPWLRSRTGSAPDLQAALDDMFLRRGFTQVLDLASNPLTTRALVRRISTGELRGPEIVTAGNGVRPWRGIPFYVAADLPRYLHALMPGPATPLAARLVVAAQAVAGAGVTKLFTGSYVTPTRVKPMRLAVARAAASEAHRRGMRVFAHPSNREGTSVALRAGVDALAHVPDETDGTESLLREAAAAGVRVVPTLHMFASTVTTDEAYLAPIRGALRGFVDAGGRVLFGTDVGYMSDRDTRGELEAMHAAGMSPSDLLRSLTVEPAEFMRRPDLGTVEPGMRANLTVLATTEPPTPADLAHVAAVVRDGQVVYERDTSSAAGAGADPGP from the coding sequence GTGATCCGGACCACCGGGTCGTCGGACTCCGTGCCGCGATCGGTGCGTCGGCTCGACGTGCGTGGGCGCGTCGTGACGGCGGGGTTCTGGAACTGCCACGTCCACCTGACCGGGCAGCCGTGGCTGCGGTCCCGTACCGGCAGCGCGCCGGACCTGCAGGCCGCCCTGGACGACATGTTCCTGCGCCGGGGCTTCACGCAGGTCCTCGACCTGGCGTCGAACCCGCTGACGACCCGCGCGCTCGTGCGCCGGATCTCCACCGGAGAGCTGCGCGGCCCGGAGATCGTCACGGCGGGCAACGGCGTCCGGCCGTGGCGCGGCATCCCGTTCTACGTCGCCGCCGACCTGCCCCGCTACCTGCACGCGCTGATGCCGGGACCGGCGACCCCGCTGGCCGCCCGGCTGGTGGTCGCGGCCCAGGCGGTCGCGGGCGCGGGCGTGACGAAGCTCTTCACCGGGTCCTACGTCACACCGACCCGCGTGAAGCCCATGCGCCTGGCGGTCGCGCGGGCGGCGGCGTCCGAGGCGCACCGCCGCGGCATGCGGGTCTTCGCCCACCCGTCGAACCGCGAGGGCACGTCGGTCGCACTGCGGGCCGGGGTGGATGCCCTCGCGCACGTCCCGGACGAGACCGACGGCACGGAGTCGTTGCTGCGCGAGGCCGCCGCGGCGGGTGTGCGGGTCGTGCCGACGCTCCACATGTTCGCCTCGACCGTCACCACCGACGAGGCCTACCTGGCGCCGATCCGGGGCGCGCTCCGCGGCTTCGTCGATGCCGGCGGTCGGGTGCTCTTCGGCACCGACGTCGGCTACATGTCCGACCGCGACACCCGCGGGGAGCTCGAGGCGATGCACGCCGCCGGCATGAGCCCGTCCGACCTGCTCCGGTCGTTGACGGTCGAGCCGGCCGAGTTCATGCGCCGACCGGACCTGGGGACCGTCGAGCCGGGCATGCGCGCGAACCTGACGGTGCTCGCCACGACGGAACCGCCGACACCGGCGGACCTCGCCCACGTCGCCGCGGTCGTCCGGGACGGTCAGGTCGTGTACGAGCGCGACACCTCGTCCGCGGCCGGCGCCGGGGCCGACCCCGGCCCGTGA
- a CDS encoding DUF1272 domain-containing protein has protein sequence MLEIRPGCECCDRDLPPDATDAYVCTFECTWCADCVDRFPARACPNCGGTLERRPVRPPDALLRHPAATRRTVSPCAHGPGSAPAPAADEVSRSYTT, from the coding sequence GTGCTGGAGATCCGACCGGGCTGCGAGTGCTGCGACCGCGACCTGCCGCCCGACGCGACGGACGCCTACGTCTGCACGTTCGAGTGCACCTGGTGCGCCGACTGCGTCGACCGCTTCCCCGCGCGGGCGTGCCCCAACTGCGGCGGGACGCTCGAGCGCCGTCCCGTCCGCCCGCCCGACGCCCTGCTGCGCCACCCCGCGGCCACGCGCCGCACGGTGTCGCCCTGCGCTCACGGGCCGGGGTCGGCCCCGGCGCCGGCCGCGGACGAGGTGTCGCGCTCGTACACGACCTGA